The Fulvivirga maritima genome segment AAATTCTTTGCCTATAATATTAGCCATTGGTCCGAATGCACGACCGTTCTGACCAAAACCATGAAAAGCCAGCATCACTTTTTCGCCACTGCCGTAAGTGTAATAGTTAATTTGATGCTCCTTAAAATGGAAATTGTTCTCAGTCATAAGGCAAATCAAAAAAAAAGTAGGCACTTATAAAATATTTTATAAAATCATACGACTACAGTAGGGATGTCAGTTGATGATTCAATATCGATAAATATTCATATGGTGCAAAGTCAGCAAGAGACCATAGAAAAAGAGAGAGGAAGGCTTCTCAGTTTTATTCGTGCCCGTGTGAATAATGTGGAAGATGCTGAAGATATATTGCAAGATGTACTATACCAGTTTGTAGATGGGTATGGCACCATTCGCTCTATAGAAAAGGCTACATCTTGGCTGTTTCGGGTGGCCAGAAATAAAATCATAGATTCTTATCGTAAGCGCAGTGTCCGGTCTGATAACGTGAAACTGGATCAGGTAGGTTATGATAATGAAGATGGTAGTTTAATGTT includes the following:
- a CDS encoding RNA polymerase sigma factor; the encoded protein is MSVDDSISINIHMVQSQQETIEKERGRLLSFIRARVNNVEDAEDILQDVLYQFVDGYGTIRSIEKATSWLFRVARNKIIDSYRKRSVRSDNVKLDQVGYDNEDGSLMLKDILPDIEDTPEEIHFREVIWEAINVALNELPAEQREVFVLHEFEDQSFKEISAKLDTPVNTLISRKRYAILALRKKLENLYKEL